The Salinibaculum sp. SYNS191 genome has a window encoding:
- a CDS encoding methytransferase partner Trm112, with product MKEELMEILCCPVDKHDLELDVGERDGEEILTGELVCTECGESYPIEDGIPNLLPPDMRDEAPA from the coding sequence ATGAAAGAGGAACTGATGGAGATTCTCTGCTGTCCGGTGGACAAACACGACCTCGAACTCGACGTGGGCGAACGCGACGGCGAGGAGATTCTGACGGGCGAACTCGTCTGCACGGAGTGTGGCGAGTCCTACCCCATCGAGGACGGCATCCCGAACCTCCTGCCGCCGGACATGCGCGACGAAGCCCCAGCCTGA
- a CDS encoding DUF7524 family protein: protein MPDELAVHVSRHDLHAIEIPDAFETDGSFDVVLVNHGPSLHVHLHLDDSLSDVARLDANNHYVEGDASRAVRITVDTDSLPDDGVFGKLKVVSAYGSETRWVDVQLSSPTPAGTPVEVDESLSKPPDSDRTESRTPTFEGPELPVLALGGLALAVALLAAVLVQDTLVTVGAAAVFGGVLVALYVLVSG from the coding sequence GTGCCCGACGAGCTCGCCGTCCACGTCAGCCGTCACGACCTCCACGCCATCGAGATTCCGGACGCGTTCGAGACCGACGGCTCCTTCGACGTGGTGCTCGTCAACCACGGCCCCTCGCTGCACGTCCACCTCCACCTCGACGATTCGCTCTCGGACGTGGCTCGCCTCGACGCAAACAACCACTACGTCGAGGGCGACGCGAGCCGGGCCGTCCGCATCACCGTAGACACCGACAGCCTGCCCGACGACGGGGTCTTCGGGAAGCTGAAAGTCGTCTCCGCGTACGGTTCCGAGACCCGCTGGGTCGACGTCCAGCTCTCGTCACCGACGCCCGCCGGGACGCCGGTCGAAGTCGACGAGTCGCTGTCGAAGCCACCGGATTCTGACCGGACGGAGTCGAGAACGCCGACCTTCGAGGGCCCGGAACTCCCGGTGCTCGCGCTGGGCGGTCTCGCGCTCGCCGTTGCCCTACTCGCTGCCGTCCTCGTCCAGGATACGCTGGTGACCGTCGGGGCGGCGGCCGTCTTCGGGGGCGTCCTCGTCGCGCTCTACGTCCTCGTCAGCGGGTAG
- a CDS encoding thermonuclease family protein yields MTQTTRRFFLVMLVVLAGCSVNVTETGPTATGTASSGVGAGDATTSPAFEPAERIPVRVTDVVDGDTVDVVLPDGSEETVRLLGVDTPEVHTETTPPEFEGVPDSEAGRACLREAGQNASEYLRGHLSGEDATLLVDPVSDRRGGYGRLLAYVSHDGRNLNYALVGSGHARVYDSQFALRTAFYDAEVDAREAGRGVWRCRSPV; encoded by the coding sequence ATGACGCAGACGACCCGACGCTTCTTTCTCGTGATGCTGGTCGTCCTCGCCGGCTGTAGCGTGAACGTGACCGAGACCGGCCCGACAGCGACGGGGACGGCGTCGTCCGGGGTCGGCGCTGGGGACGCAACGACGTCGCCGGCCTTCGAGCCGGCGGAACGGATTCCGGTCCGCGTGACGGACGTGGTCGACGGCGATACAGTCGACGTCGTGCTGCCGGACGGGAGCGAGGAGACGGTCCGGTTGCTCGGGGTCGATACACCGGAGGTCCACACAGAGACGACCCCGCCGGAGTTCGAGGGCGTCCCCGACAGCGAGGCGGGACGGGCCTGTCTCCGCGAGGCCGGCCAGAACGCGAGCGAGTACCTGCGAGGGCACCTCTCCGGCGAGGACGCGACGCTGCTCGTCGACCCCGTCTCGGACCGCCGCGGCGGGTACGGCCGTCTGCTGGCGTACGTCTCCCACGACGGCCGGAACCTGAACTACGCGCTCGTGGGCTCCGGCCACGCCCGCGTCTACGACTCGCAGTTCGCGCTCCGCACGGCGTTCTACGACGCGGAGGTCGACGCCAGGGAGGCTGGACGCGGCGTCTGGCGGTGTCGGAGTCCCGTCTGA
- a CDS encoding PQQ-binding-like beta-propeller repeat protein, with protein MTADDDRTATSHSGGEPGDDGGHSSRREFLKLGTAVTVGATAGCARFAPTAPPRELDEPTAESRALPTRPDTIFMGDVERTGHWPDQSVPDAVELAWSEPGINTGSHTAAKSSPLYYEGNVIVPGDTGTVHSFTPEGEQNWEASLVPSTRGTHSTPAVVDDYVFTAGYDGAVYAFDAVTGDRIWRTQVADAIGSSPVYYDGVVYCATEFYTPSGGMVALDPATGGLIWEDNRMTNHAHSITGIDVSSGVFAAGCNDGSLYVWDLDTRDFRGTFETAAPIKGPVCMYGGTAIFGSWDGNVYAVDTTSLAEVWRYETGYKIMSGAAVHPDSGTLVIGNHGGELLGLGTATGEREWSFDCEGWVIGSVTLAGDTALVGSYDATLFAVDARGGDERWRFERPHGRVTSAPAVHDGDIYVTERAVLDGEETLEESGYLYKLTAA; from the coding sequence ATGACAGCCGACGACGACCGGACGGCGACGTCCCACTCCGGTGGAGAGCCCGGCGACGACGGCGGTCACTCGTCCCGTCGGGAGTTTCTCAAACTCGGGACGGCGGTGACCGTCGGTGCCACCGCTGGCTGTGCGCGATTCGCCCCGACGGCCCCGCCGAGGGAACTCGACGAACCGACCGCCGAGAGCCGCGCCCTCCCGACGCGGCCGGACACCATCTTCATGGGAGACGTCGAGCGCACGGGCCACTGGCCCGACCAGTCTGTGCCCGACGCGGTGGAACTGGCCTGGTCGGAGCCCGGCATCAACACCGGCAGCCACACGGCGGCGAAGTCCTCGCCGCTGTACTACGAGGGGAACGTCATCGTGCCCGGTGACACCGGGACTGTCCACTCCTTCACACCCGAAGGCGAGCAGAACTGGGAAGCGTCGCTGGTCCCGTCCACCCGTGGAACCCACTCGACGCCGGCCGTCGTCGACGACTACGTCTTCACCGCCGGCTACGACGGTGCCGTCTACGCCTTCGACGCCGTGACCGGGGACCGAATCTGGCGGACGCAGGTCGCCGACGCCATCGGCTCCAGTCCGGTCTACTACGACGGCGTCGTTTACTGCGCAACCGAGTTCTACACGCCAAGCGGCGGCATGGTGGCCCTCGACCCGGCGACGGGCGGGCTCATCTGGGAGGACAACCGGATGACCAACCACGCCCACTCCATCACCGGCATCGACGTGTCCTCCGGCGTGTTCGCCGCGGGCTGCAACGACGGGTCGCTGTACGTCTGGGACCTCGACACCCGCGACTTCCGGGGGACCTTCGAGACTGCCGCGCCGATAAAGGGGCCCGTCTGCATGTACGGCGGGACGGCCATCTTCGGGTCCTGGGACGGAAACGTCTACGCCGTCGACACGACCTCTCTCGCCGAGGTCTGGCGCTACGAGACCGGGTACAAAATCATGTCGGGTGCGGCCGTCCATCCCGACTCCGGGACGCTGGTCATCGGCAACCACGGCGGCGAACTCCTGGGTCTGGGCACTGCCACGGGCGAGCGGGAGTGGTCCTTCGACTGCGAGGGCTGGGTCATCGGGAGCGTCACGCTCGCCGGCGACACCGCGCTCGTGGGCAGTTACGACGCGACGCTGTTCGCGGTCGACGCCCGCGGCGGCGACGAGCGCTGGCGGTTCGAACGACCCCACGGCCGCGTCACCTCCGCCCCGGCCGTCCACGACGGCGACATCTACGTCACGGAGCGGGCGGTCCTCGACGGCGAGGAGACCCTCGAGGAGTCCGGGTATCTCTACAAGCTGACCGCGGCGTAG
- a CDS encoding RNA-guided pseudouridylation complex pseudouridine synthase subunit Cbf5, producing the protein MALRGPPADRSPAALLQFGVVNLDKPPGPSAHQVAGWVRDMVGDRLAEAGHEPIDRVAHGGTLDPKVTGCLPILLGDAARCARVFDDSVKEYVAVLELHGPAPADLESVLTEFEAPLYQKPPRKSAVRRQRRVREIHDLELLELDGQRGLLRVRCESGTYVRKLCHDLGLALGTGAHMGDLRRTATGTFDDRSLVTMEDLADALAFWAADDDTDPLRDVVAPAERALETLPRVTIAPSAAREVAEGAPVYAPGVLGTAAAPVDGATPEDGELVCCVTPDEAAVCLGTLVGDPEAERGTVVELERVLV; encoded by the coding sequence ACCGCTCGCCGGCGGCCCTGTTGCAATTTGGCGTCGTCAACCTCGACAAGCCGCCGGGCCCGTCGGCCCACCAGGTCGCCGGGTGGGTCCGCGATATGGTCGGGGACAGACTGGCAGAGGCGGGCCACGAGCCAATCGACCGGGTAGCACACGGCGGGACGCTGGACCCGAAGGTCACCGGCTGCCTGCCGATTCTGCTGGGCGACGCTGCCCGCTGTGCCCGGGTCTTCGACGACAGCGTGAAGGAGTACGTCGCGGTCCTGGAACTTCACGGCCCGGCGCCCGCAGACCTCGAATCCGTCCTCACCGAGTTCGAAGCGCCGCTGTACCAGAAGCCGCCACGGAAGAGCGCGGTCCGCCGGCAGCGACGCGTCCGGGAGATACACGACCTGGAACTGCTGGAACTGGACGGCCAGCGTGGCCTGCTGCGGGTGCGCTGTGAATCCGGCACGTACGTCCGGAAACTCTGTCACGACCTCGGACTGGCGCTGGGGACGGGCGCGCACATGGGCGACCTCCGGCGGACCGCGACCGGAACCTTCGACGACCGCTCGCTGGTCACGATGGAGGACCTGGCCGACGCGCTGGCCTTTTGGGCGGCAGACGACGACACCGACCCGCTCCGGGACGTCGTCGCCCCCGCCGAGCGCGCCCTGGAGACGCTGCCCCGCGTCACAATCGCGCCGAGTGCGGCGCGTGAAGTCGCGGAGGGGGCGCCGGTGTACGCGCCGGGAGTCCTGGGAACGGCCGCCGCTCCAGTAGACGGCGCGACACCCGAGGACGGCGAGCTGGTCTGCTGTGTCACCCCCGACGAGGCGGCGGTCTGTCTCGGGACGCTCGTCGGCGACCCCGAAGCCGAGCGCGGGACGGTCGTGGAACTCGAACGCGTGCTGGTCTGA